From Mycobacterium cookii:
GTCGAACATGCCGGTCGGGGTGGTCAATGCGGTGGTGCCGACCTTGACGACGACGCTCCGCGCGGTACAAACAGCCTCGCGTGCAGTGCTATTCATTACCACTCTCGCGCCGTTGCTTCCTGGCCGCTTTACGTTCGTCAGCGCCGACCCGGTCGGTGTTCTCCAGACGCGGGTCGGTGCCCCGCCTCGTCATCACGGCGTCGATGCCCGACGGAGTCTGTGGCTCCCAGTCGAAGGTGACGTCGCCGATGGTGACCGCGCACCCGGGCCGCGCGCCGAGCTTCACCAATTCGTCCTCGACACCCAGCCGGGCCAACCGGTCACCGAGATAGCCGACCGCCTCGTCGTTGTCGAATGCGGTCTGGGCGATCCAGCGTTCGGGCCGCCGGCCGCGGACCACGAAGCCACCCTGCCCATCGGATTGCACGGTGAAACCGGACTCGTCGACGGGCACCGGGCGGATTACCGGCCGGCGCGGCACCACCACCGGCTGGGATTCCTGGTATGCCGCGACCATGTCGGCGAGCCCGAAGATCAACGGCTGCAGTCCTTCTCGGGTAACCGTCGACACCAAGAACACCGGCCAGCCGCGCTCGGCGATCTCGTCGTGGACGAACTCTGCCAGCTCGCGGGCTTCGGGCACGTCGATCTTGTTCAACACCACCGCCCGTGGCCGCTCGACGAGGTCCACCAGCGCCGAATCTCCTTGCAGTGTCGGCGTATAGGCGGCCAGCTCGGCTTCCAGTGCGTCGATGTCGGAAATCGGGTCGCGGCCTGGCTCGAGCGTCGCGCAGTCGACGACGTGCACCAGCACGGCGCACCGCTCGATGTGACGCAGGAAGTCCAGACCCAGCCCGCGGCCCTGCGACGCCCCGGGGATCAGACCCGGCACGTCGGCGACGGTGAATGTCCGCTCCCCCGCCGACACCACCCCGAGGTTGGGGGCCAGCGTGGTGAACGGGTAGTCGGCGATCTTCGGCTTGGCCGCTGAAATCGTGGACACCAGTGAGGATTTGCCGGCGGACGGGAATCCGATCAAGCCGACGTCGGCGACCGTCTTGAGTTCCAGCGTGAGGTCGCGGGACTCACCCTTCTCGCCGAGCAGCGCGAACCCGGGCGCCTTGCGGGCGCGCGATGCCAGCGCGGCGTTGCCCAGCCCGCCGCGGCCGCCGGCGGCGGCTTCGAATCGGGTGCCGATACCGACCAGGTCGGCGAGCATCCGGCCGTCCTCGTCGAGCACGACGGTGCCGTCGGGAACCTTGATTTCCAGATCGGTGCCAGCCGCGCCGTCGCGGTTGCCACCCATCCCCTGCTTGCCCGACGGGGCGTCGACATGGGGCCGGAAATGAAAGTCGAGCAGGGTGTGCACCTGCGGGTCGACGACCAGCACGATGCTGCCGCCACGGCCACCGTTGCCGCCGTCGGGACCGCCGAGCGGCTTGAATTTCTCGCGGTGAACCGAGGCGCAGCCGTTACCGCCGGATCCTGCCCTCGTGTGGATGACGACGCGGTCGACAAACCGAGGCATCGGAATTCCTCTTACTCCTCAGGCGTGCGACCACGCCTGAGACGCTCAGTCGTTCGAGGCCGCGGCCGAGACGATGTTGATCGTCTTGCGTCCGCGCTTGACGCCGAACTCGACGGCGCCGGCCGCCTTGGCGAACAGCGTGTCATCGCCACCTCGACCCACGTTGACGCCGGGGTGGAAGTGCGTGCCGCGCTGGCGGACCAGGATCTCGCCGGCCTTGACGACCTGGCCGCCGAACCGCTTGACGCCCAGTCGCTGGGAGTTCGAGTCGCGGCCGTTACGTGAGCTGGAAGCGCCCTTCTTGTGTGCCATGTTCTGTTCGCCTCCCGCTACTTGATGCCGGTGACCTTCAGGACCGTCAACTGCTGACGGTGGCCCTGACGCTTGTGGTAGCCGGTCTTGTTCTTGAACTTGTGGATACGGATCTTGGGGCCCTTGGTGTGCTCGAGAACCTCGCCGGTGACGGCGACCTTGGCCAGCGCGGCGGCCTCGGCGGTCACCTTGGCGCCATCGACGACCAGTGCGACCGGCAGCGACACCTTCGCGCCCGGCTCGGAGTCGAGCTTCTCGACCTTGACAATGTCCCCGACGGCGACTTTGTACTGCTTACCGCCTGTTTTGACGATTGCGTAGGTCGCCATGGTCTCGTCTACCTCATCTTCTGGTTCTGCTGGTTCTTGCTGGTCTTGCGGGCGCCGCGCAGCCTGAGCGTGCGCGGGCTGGTGTGGGAGTGTCGGCCAAAGCCCGGTGGACGGGCCTGTCGACAACTGGTCAAGGGTACGTGACCAGCGGCTACAGGGTCAAACCGGCCTGTCGCAGGGCCATCGGCATCAATGAGTGGGCGGGCCGGCCGGTCTGGCCGCGGCCCGACGCCGCCGCGGTCGCTCCGCCGTCACCGCGGCGACCTCGTGCCCGGCGGAAACCGGGTCGTCGTCATCGGTGTCGTCGTCATCGGTGTCGTCGTCATCGTCGTCATCGTCGTCATCGGAGTCGTCGTCGTCATCGTCGTCATCGTCGTCATCGTCGTCATCGTCGTCATCGTCGTCATCGTCGTCATCGGTGTCGTCGGTGTCGTCGGTGTCGTCCAGCTCATCGTCGTCGTCGAGGTCCTCGTCGTCGAGGTCGACTTCGTCGGTGTCGTCGTCCTCGTCGTCGCTGTCCTCGTCGTCGCTGTCCTCGTCGTCGCTGTCCTCGTCGTCGAAGTCGTCATCGTCGAGGTCTTCTTCGGCTGTCTCTCGGGCGACCTGCTCCTGGGTCTCGGCGTCGGCCTCCGCGGCGTCCGATCCGACGAGCGTCTCGTCGACGTCCTCGGCGTGCGCAGACTCGTCGCCGCCCTCGGTGTCGTCGTCCTCGTGGCGACCGTTGGCCGCGGCCATGGCCTTGAACATCGGGTGCTCGCCGGGTGTATGGACCGGCACCGAGGCGACCGGCTGTTCCTCGGCCTTGCCCTTCTTCGAGCGCCGGCCCCGCCTGCCGCCGGACTCGGATTTCCGACCGATGGTTGGCGCGGAATCGACCGGGTCGGCATGCAGCATGATGCCGCGACCGCTGCAGTGCGGACATGTCGTGGAGAATGCTTCGACCAGTCCGGTGCCGAGCTTCTTGCGGGTCAACTGCACCAAGCCCAGCGAGGTCACCTCGGACACCTGGTGGCGGGTGCGGTCGCGGGCCAGCGCCTCGGTCAACCGGCGCAGCACCAGGTCGCGGTTGGACTCCAGGACCATGTCGATGAAGTCGATGACGATCATCCCGCCGATGTCGCGCAGCCGCAGTTGACGCACCGTCTCCTCGGCGGCCTCGAGATTGTTCTTGGTGACCGTCTGCTCGAGGTTGCCGCCGGATCCGGTGAACTTGCCGGTGTTGACGTCGACGATGGTCATCGCCTCGGTCCGGTCGATCACCAGGGTGCCACCGGAGGGCAGCCAGACCTTGCGGTCCATCGCCTTGGCCAGCTGCTCGTCGATGCGGTGCACCGCGAACACGTCGGGACCGTCTTCAGCGGGCGGCTCGTATTTGTTGAGCTTCGAAACCAGCTCCGGCGCAACCGAACTCACGTACTCGTTGATGGTGGTCCAGGCGTCGTCGCCGGAGACGATCAACTTGCCGAAGTCTTCGTTGAACAGGTCGCGGATGACCTTGACCAGGACGTCGGGCTCTTCGTAGAGCGCCACCGCGGCGCCGGCCGCCTTCTCCTTGGTCTCCTGCGCGCGCTCGGCGATCTCCGTCCACCGCTCCTGCAGCCGGTTGACGTCGGCGCGGATGTCGTCTTCCTTGACGCCTTCCGACGCGGTGCGGATGATCACGCCGGCGTCCGACGGCACGACTTCGCGCAGGATCTCCTTGAGCCGCTGGCGTTCGGTGTCGGGCAGTTTGCGGCTGATTCCGGTGGACGACGCCCCCGGCACGTACACCAGGTAGCGCCCGGCGAGTGACACCTGGGTGGTCAGCCGGGCGCCCTTGTGCCCGACCGGATCCTTGCTGACCTGCACCACGACGTAGTCGCCGGGCTTGAGGGCCTGCTCGATCTTGCGGTTGGACCCGCCCAGGCCGGCGGCCTCCCAGTTCACCTCTCCGGCGTACAGCACGCCGTTGCGGCCGCGACCGATGTCGACGAACGCGGCCTCCATCGAGGGCAGCACGTTCTGCACGATGCCCAGGTAGATGTTGCCGACCAGCGAGGCCGATGCCGCGCTGGTGACGAAGTGCTCAACCACGATGCCGTCCTCCAGGACGGCGATCTGGGTGTACCGGCTGCCGGGATGCGGCGGCTCGGTGCGGACCTTGTCGCGCACCACCATCACCCGCTCGACGGCTTCGCGGCGGGCCAGGAACTCGGCCTCGGTCAGCACCGGCGGTCGGCGCCGCCCCGCGTCGCGACCGTCGCGGCGGCGTTGCCGTTTGGCTTCCAGGCGCGTGGATCCGTCGATGCCCTGAATCTCGGAGTTGCCGGAGTCAGACTTCTTGTTGGCCCGCGGTGCCCGCTCGTGCACCACGGTGTTCGGGGGGTCGTCTGGCGACGGGCTGTCCTCGTTGTCGTCGCCCGACCCAGACTTGCGGCGCCGGCGGCGACGGCGCCGCTTGGTGGTGCCGTCCCCCGAGCCGTTCTCGTCGTCGCCGGTGTCCGAGTCGTCGGCGTCATCGTCGTCGTCGGGGTCGTCGTCGGTGTTGTCCGCCGACCCGGCGTCCTGCGTGCCGTCGTCGCCGGCCTCGCCCTTGTCGGCGCCGTTCTGCTCGCCGCGGCCGCGGCCCCGCCCTCGCCGCCCGCGGCGTCGCCGCCGGTTGGCCGGGCGTTCGGACTGCTCGTCGTCGCCCTCGAAGTCCTCGCCGTCATCGTCGTCGGAGTCGTCGGAGTCGTCGGCGTCGGCGTCGGCGGTGTCGTCTGGCACCTCGACCCGCGCGACCGGCTGCGGCGCGACGAACAGCGGCATGTACTCGGGTCGATCGGTTGGGGTGTCCGGAGTTTCCAGCATCAGCCGCGACTCGGGTTCGTCCGCCTCGACGGCGCCGTCCGCCTGGCTGGCGCCGACCGGCGTGGCGACCGCGGTCGCGCTGGCCAGCAGGTCTCGTACCCGGACCGCGTCCACGCGCTCCACAGTCGAATGGGCGCTGCGGATTCGACCGTCAAGCTCGGTCAGCGCGTCGAGCACCTGCCTGCTCGTCGTCCCCAGCGCTCGGGCCAGGGAATGGACCCTGAGCCGTTCTGGCAGCTCCTCGTGCTGCGACGAGTGTTCCGAAACCTCTGAGAATGAGCCACCGTCTGTCACGTATTCTCCTCAAGCCCCCGGGCGCGTCCTGTTGACGCGGCCACGCGAGGGCTTCGCTATGCGCCCGGGTCGCTTTCTCCCGGACTTGTGATGGTCTTGCCCCGAGCGGTTCGAGTCGAACGCACTTGGTGCCGGTCTGAATGATGGCTGGACGGTCGGCGCCGCATCGTGATCCTTGGCGGGTCGCGGTGGTCGCGCTTGTCTAAGTCTTCATTCGGGCGCCTGTCGACGTTCCTAACCCGGTCCGGCGACGTTCACCCGATTATCAGTATCCCATATCGATGTACCGGGTCGGACCAAGTGCACCGACCCGTTACTAAGCCTTGCCGAACCAGAGTCCAATTTCGCGTTCGGCCGACTCGGTCGAATCAGAGCCGTGCACCAGGTTGAACTGCGTTTCCAGGCCGAAATCGCCGCGAATCGTGCCCGGCGTGGCCTTCTCCACCGGGTCGGTCCCGCCAACGAGTTGGCGCAGCGCGGTGACGGCCCGCGGGCCCTCGATCACGGCTGCGACCAGGGGTCCCGACGTGATGAACTCCAGCAGGGAGCCGAAGAACGGCTTCCCGTCGTGTTCGGCGTAGTGCTGGCGGGCCAGCTCGTCACTCACGATCCGCAGTTCCAGCGCCGACACCGTCAGGCCTTTGCGCTCGATGCGGCCGATGATCTCGCCCACCAGGCGTCGCTCGACCCCGTCGGGCTTGATCAACAGCAGGGTCCGCTCAGTCATTTGAGCCGCTCCTCTTCATCGCTGCGCTCTGCATCGTCGCCGACTCGGTCATTTGAGCCGCTCCTCTTCATCGCTGCGCTCTGCATCGTCGCCGACTCGGTCATTTGAGCCGCTCCTCTTCATCGCTGCGCTCTGCATCGTCGCCGACTCGGTCATTTGAGCCGCTCCTCTTCATCGCTGCGCTCTGCATCGTCGCCGACTCGTTACCGCTCGTCACGGCGCACAGCGTACAGAACCACCTCGCCACTTTCCCGGCAGCGGATCAGTCCGGCGGGCCGTCCTGGCCCGGGAGCAGCCCGTATCTCTCCCGGCGGAGGACCTCGGAACGGACGTAGGCGATCAGTGCCCAAACCCCGGCGAATATCAGGCCGATGACGCCCACTCCCGGGTAAATCGCGAAGCCGGCGATCGCAACCAACTGCACGGCGAGATCGGCCCAGATGGCCCACGACCGGCCCTGCAGGCCGGCGAGCACGATCAGGATCGCGGTCAATCCCAGCAGGTAGACCAGCGCAACCGCGTTCAATCCGCCGCCGACAGCGCCGACCACCGGCAACGCCAGCAGCACGACGATCGCCTCCAAGATCAGCGTGCCGGCCGTGACGCCGCGAAAGCTCTTCCACGGGTCGGACCTCGCCGGCCCGGGCGTCGGTTCTTGCGGCGTCATTCGGGATCACGACCGAACAGCGTGCGCGCCGCGCCGGCGGTCACCACCGAACCGGTGATCACGATGCCGGTCCCGGCGAACGAGTCGTCTTCGGCATCGGCATCGTCCACCAGGGCGGTCGCAGCGTCGATGGCGTCCCGCAGGTTCTCGGCGGTGAAGACCCGGTCGGGCCCGAACCACTGCTGCGCGATCAACGCCAGCGACTCGACGTCCAAAGCGCGCGGGGATCCGTTGTGAGTGAGCACGATTTGGTCGAACACCGGCTCGAGCGAGGCCAGGATGCCGCTGGCGTCCTTGTCGGCCAGCACCGCAACGACGCCGACCAGGAACCGGAAGTCGAATTCCTCGGTCAGCGACTGCGCCAGCGCTGCCGCGCCCGCCGGGTTGTGTGCGGCATCGACGAATACCGTTGGGGCACTGCGCATCCGCTCCAAGCGCCCGGGGCTGGTCACCGCAGCGAATCCGGCCCGGACGGTGTCGATGTCGAGTTGACGATCCTTGCCCGCGCCGAAGAACGCCTCGACCGCGGCCAGCGCGATGGCCGCGTTGTGGGCTTGATGCTCGCCGTGCAGCGGCAGGAACACGTCCGAGTACACCCCGCCCAGGCCCTGCAGTTGCAGCACTTGACCGCCGACGGCGATCTGGCGGCCCAGCACGGCGAATTCGGAGTCTTCGCGGGCGACCGCGGCGTCGGCGCGCACGGCTTGGGCCAGCACCGCCTCCATCGCCTCGGGCACCTGTCGACCGATGACCGCGACCGTGTCGGGAGCGCCGTCCTCGGCTTTGTGGATGATGCCGGCCTTTTCGGCGGCGATGCCGGCGACGTCCTCGCCGAGGTATTCGACATGGTCGACGCTGATCGGGGTGATCACCGCGACCGGTGCGTTGATCACGTTGGTCGCGTCCCAGCGGCCGCCCAGGCCCACCTCGACGATCGCCACCTCGACCGGCGCGTCGGCGAACGCCGCAAACGCCATGGCGGTCAGCACCTCGAACTTGCTCATCGCCGGGCCGCCCGCCTCCTGCGACTGCTGATCGACCATCTGCACGAACGGCTCGAGTTCGGCGTACGTCGCGACGTAGCGGGCCGGGCTGATCGGTCGTCCGTCGATCGTGATGCGCTCGACCGCCGACTGCAAATGCGGACTGGTGGTGCGCCCGGTGCGCCGATGGAAAGCGGTCAGCAGCGCATCGACCATCCGGGACACCGACGTCTTCCCGTTGGTGCCGGCGATATGGATCGACGGGTAGCTGCGCTGCGGCGAGCCCAGCAGATCCATCAGCGCGGAAATGCGGGTGAGGCTCGGCTCGATCTTGGTTTCCGGCCAGCGCTGATCGAGCAGATGCTCGACTTGCAGCAGTGCCGCGATCTCGTCAGGCGTCGGAACCTCGCCGATGACCGGGTCGTCGTCCGGGTCCAGCGTCACTGCAACCCGGCCAACCTGGCCGTGATCCGGTCGGCTTCCTCGCGCGCGACCCGCTGCCGCTCTCGCTGCTTGTCGACGACGGCCTCCGGCGCCTTCGCCATGAAGTCCGCGTTGCCCAATTTCGCTGTGGTCGAGGCCAATTCCTTCTGCGCGGCGGCCAGATCCTTCTCCAGTCGGCGGCGCTCGGCGGCGACGTCGATGGTGCCCGAGGTGTCCAATTCGACGACGACGATGCCGCCCTTCAGGCCGACCTCCAGCGACGCCGACGCGCCGAAATCCGGTCCGGGCTCGGTCAACCAGGCCAGTGAGGTGACGGCGCCCACCTGAGTGATCAGGTCGGCGCTGTCGAGCCCGGACAGCCGGGCAGGCACCTTCTGCCGATCGGCCAGCCCCTGGTCGCTGCGGAACCGGCGGATTTCGGTCACCAGCCTCTGCATATCGGTGATCCGTTGTGCGGCAACCGCATTGACGTCGACTCCGGAGGGACCGGGCCAGTCGGCGATCACCAGCGACTCCCCCGACGTCAACGCCTGCCACAGCGCCTCGCTGACGAACGGGATCACCGGGTGCAGCAGCCGCAGCAGGGTGTCCAGCGCGGTGGCCAGCACGGCGGTGGTATGCGACAGACCGTCGGCAACCTGCGCTTTGGCCAGTTCGAGGTACCAGTCGCAGAACTCGTCCCAGGTGAAGTGGTAGAGACTTTCACACGCGCGGCTGAACTCGTAAGAGTCGAAGGCCGAATCAACTTCGGCGCGAACCTCTTCCAGCCGGCCCAGAATCCATCGGTCGGCGTCGGTCAGCTCGTCGGGTGGCGGCAACGGGCTCAGCGCCGCGCCGTTCATCAACGCAAATCTGGTGGCGTTGAACAACTTCGTGACAAAGTTACGCGACGCCCGGACATGATCTTCGCCGACGCTGAGGTCGCTGCCGGGGCTGGAGCCGCGGGCCAGGGTGAACCGCAGCGCATCCGCGCCGTAGAGGTCCAGCCAGTCCAGCGGATCGATGACGTTGCCCTTGGACTTGCTCATCTTTCGCCCGGACTCGTCGCGAATCAGCCCGTGCAGGAACACGTCGGTGAACGGCACCTGCGGGCCCCGCCGGCCGCCGAGCGTGATGACGTCGTCGCCGCCGACGAACGTCCCGAACATCATCATCCGGGCCACCCAGAAGAACAAGATGTCGTAGCCGGTCACCAGAACGCTTGTCGGGTAGAACTTTTCCAGCTCCGGCGTCGTCTCGGGCCAACCCAGGGTGGAGAACGGCCACAGCGCCGAGGAGAACCAGGTGTCCAGGACGTCGGGATCCTGCTCCCAACCTTCGGGTGGCGTCTCGTCGGGGCCGACGCAGACCTGCTGACCGTCCGGCCCGTACCAGATCGGGATGCGGTGACCCCACCACAGCTGGCGGGAAATGCACCAGTCGTGCATGTCGTCGACCCAGGCGAACCAGCGCGGCTCCAGGCTGGCCGGGTGAATCACGGTGTCGCCGTTGCGAACCGCGTCGCCGGCCGCCTTCGCCAGCGATTCCACCCGCACCCACCACTGCAGCGACAGCCGCGGTTCGATCGGCTCGCCGCTGCGTTCGGAGTGCCCGACGCTGTGCAGATACGGACGCTTCTCCGCGACAACGCGACCCTCGGCCGCCAGAGCCTCGCGCACCGCGACGCGGGCCTCGAAGCGGTCCATGCCGTCGAATTGTGTTCCGGTGCCGGCGATCCGGCCTTTGGTGTCCATGATCGTCGGCATGTCCAACTGGTGGCGCAACCCGATCTCGAAGTCGTTCGGGTCGTGCGCCGGCGTGACTTTGACTGCGCCGGTGCCGAATTCGGGGTCGACGTGGTCGTCGGCGACGATGGTGATCTGGCGGTCCAGGAAAGGATGCGGCAGCGTGGCGCCGACCAGTGCGCGGTAACGCTGGTCGTCGGGATGCACGGCGATCGCGGTGTCGCCCAGCATCGTCTCCACCCGGGTGGTGGCCACCACGATGTGCGGCTCGGAGTCGTCGAGTGACCCGTACCGGAACGAGACGAGCTCACCCTCGACGTCCTCGTAGCGGACCTCGAGATCCGAGATCGCCGTCTCCAGCACCGGTGACCAGTTGACCAGCCGCTCGGCCTGATAAATCAGACCCGCGTCGTAGAGCCGCTTGAAGATGGTGCGCACCGCCCGGGACAGGCCGTCGTCCATGGTGAACCGCTCGCGGTCCCAGGCGACGCCGTCGCCGAGCCGGCGCATCTGACCGCCGATCGCGCCGCCCGATTCGCGCTTCCAGTCCCACACCTTGTCGATGAACAGCTCGCGGCCGAAGTCTTCTTTGGTCTTGCCGTCGACGGCGAGCTGCTTTTCCACCACGCTCTGGGTGGCGATACCCGCGTGGTCCATGCCGGGTTGCCACAGCACCTCGTAACCCTGCATGCGCTTGCGACGGGTCAGCGCGTCCATCATGGTGTGCTCCAGCGCGTGGCCCATGTGCAGGCTGCCGGTCACGTTCGGCGGCGGCAGCACGACCGAATACCCGGGCTTGGTGCTGGCCGGATCGGCGGTGAAATAGCCGGCATCGAGCCAGCGCT
This genomic window contains:
- the obgE gene encoding GTPase ObgE codes for the protein MPRFVDRVVIHTRAGSGGNGCASVHREKFKPLGGPDGGNGGRGGSIVLVVDPQVHTLLDFHFRPHVDAPSGKQGMGGNRDGAAGTDLEIKVPDGTVVLDEDGRMLADLVGIGTRFEAAAGGRGGLGNAALASRARKAPGFALLGEKGESRDLTLELKTVADVGLIGFPSAGKSSLVSTISAAKPKIADYPFTTLAPNLGVVSAGERTFTVADVPGLIPGASQGRGLGLDFLRHIERCAVLVHVVDCATLEPGRDPISDIDALEAELAAYTPTLQGDSALVDLVERPRAVVLNKIDVPEARELAEFVHDEIAERGWPVFLVSTVTREGLQPLIFGLADMVAAYQESQPVVVPRRPVIRPVPVDESGFTVQSDGQGGFVVRGRRPERWIAQTAFDNDEAVGYLGDRLARLGVEDELVKLGARPGCAVTIGDVTFDWEPQTPSGIDAVMTRRGTDPRLENTDRVGADERKAARKQRRESGNE
- the rpmA gene encoding 50S ribosomal protein L27 produces the protein MAHKKGASSSRNGRDSNSQRLGVKRFGGQVVKAGEILVRQRGTHFHPGVNVGRGGDDTLFAKAAGAVEFGVKRGRKTINIVSAAASND
- the rplU gene encoding 50S ribosomal protein L21, with translation MATYAIVKTGGKQYKVAVGDIVKVEKLDSEPGAKVSLPVALVVDGAKVTAEAAALAKVAVTGEVLEHTKGPKIRIHKFKNKTGYHKRQGHRQQLTVLKVTGIK
- a CDS encoding Rne/Rng family ribonuclease, whose translation is MTDGGSFSEVSEHSSQHEELPERLRVHSLARALGTTSRQVLDALTELDGRIRSAHSTVERVDAVRVRDLLASATAVATPVGASQADGAVEADEPESRLMLETPDTPTDRPEYMPLFVAPQPVARVEVPDDTADADADDSDDSDDDDGEDFEGDDEQSERPANRRRRRGRRGRGRGRGEQNGADKGEAGDDGTQDAGSADNTDDDPDDDDDADDSDTGDDENGSGDGTTKRRRRRRRRKSGSGDDNEDSPSPDDPPNTVVHERAPRANKKSDSGNSEIQGIDGSTRLEAKRQRRRDGRDAGRRRPPVLTEAEFLARREAVERVMVVRDKVRTEPPHPGSRYTQIAVLEDGIVVEHFVTSAASASLVGNIYLGIVQNVLPSMEAAFVDIGRGRNGVLYAGEVNWEAAGLGGSNRKIEQALKPGDYVVVQVSKDPVGHKGARLTTQVSLAGRYLVYVPGASSTGISRKLPDTERQRLKEILREVVPSDAGVIIRTASEGVKEDDIRADVNRLQERWTEIAERAQETKEKAAGAAVALYEEPDVLVKVIRDLFNEDFGKLIVSGDDAWTTINEYVSSVAPELVSKLNKYEPPAEDGPDVFAVHRIDEQLAKAMDRKVWLPSGGTLVIDRTEAMTIVDVNTGKFTGSGGNLEQTVTKNNLEAAEETVRQLRLRDIGGMIVIDFIDMVLESNRDLVLRRLTEALARDRTRHQVSEVTSLGLVQLTRKKLGTGLVEAFSTTCPHCSGRGIMLHADPVDSAPTIGRKSESGGRRGRRSKKGKAEEQPVASVPVHTPGEHPMFKAMAAANGRHEDDDTEGGDESAHAEDVDETLVGSDAAEADAETQEQVARETAEEDLDDDDFDDEDSDDEDSDDEDSDDEDDDTDEVDLDDEDLDDDDELDDTDDTDDTDDDDDDDDDDDDDDDDDDDDDDDSDDDDDDDDDDTDDDDTDDDDPVSAGHEVAAVTAERPRRRRAAARPAGPPTH
- the ndk gene encoding nucleoside-diphosphate kinase, with the translated sequence MTERTLLLIKPDGVERRLVGEIIGRIERKGLTVSALELRIVSDELARQHYAEHDGKPFFGSLLEFITSGPLVAAVIEGPRAVTALRQLVGGTDPVEKATPGTIRGDFGLETQFNLVHGSDSTESAEREIGLWFGKA
- a CDS encoding DUF4233 domain-containing protein, with amino-acid sequence MTPQEPTPGPARSDPWKSFRGVTAGTLILEAIVVLLALPVVGAVGGGLNAVALVYLLGLTAILIVLAGLQGRSWAIWADLAVQLVAIAGFAIYPGVGVIGLIFAGVWALIAYVRSEVLRRERYGLLPGQDGPPD
- the folC gene encoding bifunctional tetrahydrofolate synthase/dihydrofolate synthase; this translates as MTLDPDDDPVIGEVPTPDEIAALLQVEHLLDQRWPETKIEPSLTRISALMDLLGSPQRSYPSIHIAGTNGKTSVSRMVDALLTAFHRRTGRTTSPHLQSAVERITIDGRPISPARYVATYAELEPFVQMVDQQSQEAGGPAMSKFEVLTAMAFAAFADAPVEVAIVEVGLGGRWDATNVINAPVAVITPISVDHVEYLGEDVAGIAAEKAGIIHKAEDGAPDTVAVIGRQVPEAMEAVLAQAVRADAAVAREDSEFAVLGRQIAVGGQVLQLQGLGGVYSDVFLPLHGEHQAHNAAIALAAVEAFFGAGKDRQLDIDTVRAGFAAVTSPGRLERMRSAPTVFVDAAHNPAGAAALAQSLTEEFDFRFLVGVVAVLADKDASGILASLEPVFDQIVLTHNGSPRALDVESLALIAQQWFGPDRVFTAENLRDAIDAATALVDDADAEDDSFAGTGIVITGSVVTAGAARTLFGRDPE
- a CDS encoding valine--tRNA ligase — translated: MTASPERTADKRAEDLPKAWDPGAAEGAIYQRWLDAGYFTADPASTKPGYSVVLPPPNVTGSLHMGHALEHTMMDALTRRKRMQGYEVLWQPGMDHAGIATQSVVEKQLAVDGKTKEDFGRELFIDKVWDWKRESGGAIGGQMRRLGDGVAWDRERFTMDDGLSRAVRTIFKRLYDAGLIYQAERLVNWSPVLETAISDLEVRYEDVEGELVSFRYGSLDDSEPHIVVATTRVETMLGDTAIAVHPDDQRYRALVGATLPHPFLDRQITIVADDHVDPEFGTGAVKVTPAHDPNDFEIGLRHQLDMPTIMDTKGRIAGTGTQFDGMDRFEARVAVREALAAEGRVVAEKRPYLHSVGHSERSGEPIEPRLSLQWWVRVESLAKAAGDAVRNGDTVIHPASLEPRWFAWVDDMHDWCISRQLWWGHRIPIWYGPDGQQVCVGPDETPPEGWEQDPDVLDTWFSSALWPFSTLGWPETTPELEKFYPTSVLVTGYDILFFWVARMMMFGTFVGGDDVITLGGRRGPQVPFTDVFLHGLIRDESGRKMSKSKGNVIDPLDWLDLYGADALRFTLARGSSPGSDLSVGEDHVRASRNFVTKLFNATRFALMNGAALSPLPPPDELTDADRWILGRLEEVRAEVDSAFDSYEFSRACESLYHFTWDEFCDWYLELAKAQVADGLSHTTAVLATALDTLLRLLHPVIPFVSEALWQALTSGESLVIADWPGPSGVDVNAVAAQRITDMQRLVTEIRRFRSDQGLADRQKVPARLSGLDSADLITQVGAVTSLAWLTEPGPDFGASASLEVGLKGGIVVVELDTSGTIDVAAERRRLEKDLAAAQKELASTTAKLGNADFMAKAPEAVVDKQRERQRVAREEADRITARLAGLQ